The window CTaactccccccccccccccgagGGGGAGCCGATAGAATTCGCTACAGAAACTTTAGCATCTCAGTAACAGGCATCACCTCCAAAATGTTAGCCCCTGTTTGCCGCATCTACCATTTCCAACATAACTTTACACAGATGTCCATATTTTCCACAAGCAGTTGCATACCAAAATAAGAGacgaaaaggaaaatatataaatctcaaaCAGGCAAGCATCTTGGACAGATACAAGGGAAAATGCTATGGGATGTACATGACTAAAGTTAAAGGTAACCATTAAAATGTTTCCCTCAATAAAAATGGTGCCATAAATGATCTTTAACTGCAAAAAGACAGACAATAAACCAATGGAATCTACTCAATCGTCTCCATCCACGTCATAGATTCAAAAGTAGGACTGCAACAATCCACATATTGTGCAGAGAATAGACGTTATAAAGtcaaataagataaatgaCCTGGAGGCTGATCATCCTCTGTTTCTTCGCTGAGCATGGATTTCAAACGAGCTTCAATAATGCCCATGGAAGGACCAACTAAGGTGATGTGACCCATCTTCCTCTGCTTCCTCATCTCTGCAAAATGTAGATGATCACTTCACTAAGATAAGCATACGGGTAAATACATATACTATATTCAAGAAATAGTTCAGCACTAACCAACCTAGTTTGTCATACCAATGAACTGATGCCCCTAGTATCCTCAATGCCCTCCCGATAAGTTGGTTAGCCAGAAGGAAACCTGGTTCTCCCTGTTCCAAAATCATGAAGCACAATATGTAAAGACCAATAAAGGCATATTATGGATTTAACGACATTGATTTGACAAGCTGGGACAATCTTGTGCTCTCCCTACAAGGCAGGCTAAGAAGAGTAAGCACCTCAGCTTTTGCTGACAGGCCGACAATGTCTTACTATTCACCATGTCCACATTTATTGAATGAACTCTCTGTTAACTAGTTTTTCAAGGTTCTATTATCCATCTTGAACCATCCTTCAAAATGAGGCAAGGCCAACCACAGAGCGTACAAGTACTACCATCAATAGTACGCTAATAGTATAAGCCAAGCACATTATCTTAAAGAACAAACTAACATTTGTTACTTTATACTGAAAACTAAAGATGAtaaattggaagaataaattttTGGCTTTTTTCTAGGTTTAAGTAAATATTTCACTTTAAGAAGAATCAAAGTACTCTTTTATTCACTGGATGTTTCATATATAGTGGCGTgtgaaaaaactaattaaatcataCTGTTTATAGAAGACAATTCAAACACATTACCTCATCTTCACCAAGTATATTATACATGATAGCTGGACTTTTTATTGATGGATCACCAAGTGGAAGTCCAACAACAGCCCTCAGATGTTGCTCAAATTGTGAAGTAAAACAAGACTCAATTGTGTGATGTCCACTATTATGAGGTCTAGGGGCCACTTCATTCAGCAAGACCTGAGGAGAATGGATGCATAAGCACACAACAGAGACTGCAAAAATGCAAAAAGCTATTTATCTAGACCCATGAAGATGTCAGTACCAACATGATGTAATAAAGATGAAACATCAATGAACAACCTGACCATCAGCTGTCAAAAACAACTCAACCGCAAATACACCAGCACCTTCCAATGAACTCACAGCCTTATATGCAACATCTGTAGCAAGTTTCAGAACCTTCCACGACACATTCGCAGGTGATTTAACAATGTGACAAATGTTCTCCCTGCAGATAAAAaagattaacaaaattattacgataaattttcacaaagaaTGGTACGAGAGAgaattaccaaaaaaacaaaagaacgGTAAGAGAAATACTAGATGAAAATCTAAAATGCAGAACAactaatatagaaaaataaaatccccAACAAAGGTATCATCTTGCCTGTGGATAGTTTCTACAACAGGATAGCACAGCATACTATTATCCCGTCCTCTTGCCACAATTACAGAAAGCTCCTGAAAATTCAAGTCATTTTCCCAGTAAAGTCTAAACCTTGTACAACCTCGAATGTgcatacaaataaattaatatatccaTATAAAATGTATATCAATGCATTTGTGCAccaaacaaacttggttttctcgataaatttaaatcttaCAAATAAATGCCTATGGTCAAATTTCCATCTTAGGGATGCTAGTTCAATTTTAACATTCATCAATACTAAACTACAGTTTACTTCCAGGTAACTCCATCtgttgttttcttatttacaaAATCTGTAACTACAACAAGCATTACACagttaaaacaagaaaataaaaaaagtccTGTCTTCTTCTCATTACATGCACTGGAAACAAGAAATGagatgattaatattatcaagcAAGTGTTATACCAAGTGAACGCAGGCCAACAAGACAAAAACAACCCAATAGAAGGCCAAGAGTCAAAACAGTCCCACACTGAAGGACACTCAactcataaaaattttcactCTCCTCAATTTCAATTCAACAGGGAGCAGGATGAGGCTAGAACTTCTCTTTATGCTGCACTTGCATAATCGGGACCCTTACAAcgatttctttctcttccacTGAAGTTTGTCTTATTTATTGAGCTTGCCACTCTCACCATGAACTCAACAATCATGAAATAATTGATATCCTGTGGCCTAAAATGGAACAGAAAGTATTCTAGCTTTAAGTTGATAAGAACTTAGGAAGCAAACAGGATTAGAcaatattgtatataatatagtCCATTGCTGATTATCATAGAGTGTTATCTTTTGCAAATTGAAAAGCATCACATGGACAGTGAAAGGTGAACTTATCCATAAGTCATCATGACAGGTACATTGACCAACAGGCACTAACCTTCACAAATGGTGCCCATTTCTCAACATATAAACCAGTGTATCCTCCCAGGGCTGCAAATAGTTAAACTTTCAGTTAAAATAACTGTTATCAGTGAAATTGGCAATATCATAAGTTAAAGTATTCATGCTTacatattcatataatttggcatttcaaaatcaatattaCAAGAATAAGTTGTATGTGATACTCTACTAAATTGGTTCTCAAGTTGAATCCTCTTAagacttaatttattattgttattataaaagatggCAGGGCAAAATAGACATTCTTACTGTCCTGTGTGTTACATTCTAATAAACTGGCTCTCCAGCTAAATCATCTCCATAGTTaacctataattttttattaaaaaatattacattggCAAACTTATAGATAATAATTCCAATTTTGCTTAGAAAATACAGTTAAAATTACTCAATTTTTAACTCAAATAAGCAGAATAATTTCTTCaggtttatttttcatttatcagagttatatatttattttcaaaagatcCTTTCACGTCTTGGCACAAgctcaaaattcaacatcatCGAGGCCATTATATTGAGACATTCTAACTCACCTTGAAGCCGAGCACATAGTTTAGTCCATGCAATCTTAAACCAGAGaactataatataaatagacaGCAAAGTTTTGTGCATCTGCATGTTCTTCACCCTAAACCTTACCATTTACTGCCATAGGAATCTCATCTTCATTTTTAGCGACAGCATTGCCTCGTCCATCATATGCCAGCCTTTTGCTCTTCACCATAAGAGGATAACCAAATAGGTCTCCAGCTCTTTTAGCACCTTCTAGGTCATCTATCTGCCCCAGACATTTTCCATGGGACAGATTTTTTTGGTCAGATAtgaacatattaatttttaagttcatattcaaattcatcagTTTAGGTTCAAAATCTTGGCCAATATCTAATTACCTGCATAAACTCAGGCATTGGAATAGCATGCCTAGAAAAATGGACCTTCTGAAGGTACTTATCCTGTTCACAAACATTTTCTCAGTTAGCATACAGTATTAGAATCCCATATATGCGTGTAGAATGAATTGACTCGTACATATAGCATgtcatattgaaaaatttgatcTCATGCGTTTCATTAAGATGTCAAACTAGAGctcttttattgatttttcataGCTCGCACAATCAAATAATAGCATCCGCATAATAAATGTTTAAAGTAAATAAGGCAACAGCATCATGCATTCACTTCAATTTACCAATATGGAACATCTTAGCAATAGTATGAGACAATTCTTTGCATGTAACTGCAGGTAATAAGTTATCTTTTATccctaataatttttttcccactATACAATGTGGTTCTTGTATCAGGACGCACATATCTGAAGTCACTCAATACTTTCTTCAGCTACACAAGAATATGTACATATCAGGAATTTTTAATGTTCATGAAGCAGTAAACTTTTCTGTAGCTCTTCACCGGCACGCATAGCAATATCCTGACGAAGTAATAGAGATCCAAGTCCCACTAACAGGCTGAATTTATTAGAAagtttgttatttaaaaagattaggagtcaagaaaaaaatcacttgCACTAATAAACCCATCATAAGCATAAAATGATGCTGAGGACAGATACAAAGATTATATGTTAATAACATAAATTGTGCAAAAATGCTAAGTAGTTCTTCCTTTTTGGGAATTCATGAATATACAActccatcaatatatattaactatagcactagaaaatgaaagaaaaaaaatttactccTAAGATGCCAAAGAGTTATCTTTGAATAGCTATAAGGaataggaaaaacaaaaacatcttAATTTCTCATATGCTCATTGCGAAGAACGAAATAAAGCCTTCTCACGTACTTGGGCAAACAAGAAATTGATCACGAAAGTAATCACAATACTGTTGAACCAGAAGATCTAGAAGATATCTAATTATGCATGTTATATATCCAGCTACAAGGGTCTGTATGGCTCTCAAGAAACTGCATTAACAGCTAGAAATCAAAACCTGGATGATCCGGATCGTCGAAGCTTTAGGTTGACAATCCACCCCTTGTTGTTCAAGTTTCTCGAGAGTTGCAGTATCAACATGCTCAGTTTCGACAGTCAGTACTCCACATCTATAATCTcaatccaaattagaacctctgattttcctttttaatccaaaaacaAAGCAAGTGCACAAGTTTTATCACCTTTTGGCAAATTCTTCAACTGTAGCACTATCATGATAACTTCCCACCATATGATAATTGCATAAGTTACTTGCTGGACAATTCTCCATCGGATCTAGAATTATCACCTTTATTGCCATCTGAGAAGCTGCTTCACACAACATACGACCAAGTTGCCCTCCACCAAGAACACCCACAATTGTTTCCGAAAGCCCATGGACCTGTAAGTTGGTACTATTGGCACTTCTGCGATCATATATCGAGCAAAAAGAATTAGAGACACTTTCAAAAGTAAAACCCCAGTAGTCTCTCAAATTAAGTTATAGTATATActgcataataaataaaatatagcataATCCAAATTAAGAATGCAGCATAAAACTTAAACAACTTCAAAAAAAGTAACCAAGATTATCATAATCCAAATTGCAAATGCACCATAAAACTTAAACAACTTCGAGAAAGTTTGCAAGATTGGCTAAGTCctaaaaccaaaatattaagACCACCAATTACATCTCAGCAAATTACAAAACCTCCTTACATGAGTATCAGTCTCAAAAATAACCAAGTCATGTCATAAATAGTCCTTTAGTGTAAAGGCCAAGTCATAGTAGTCCTTTTAAGCTTAAGACTAGTACTACATTCGTCCCAAAGGTAAAATCACTACTTTACTATTCCTTAAGTTTAAAACTTCTTTCACATCAGTCCTTCAGATCACTTTAGGCTTATGTGTAGCTAGAGCTGGCAACAAGTCGAGCtcgaatatattttaactttgaCTCATATATACATcgacatatgtatatataagattcTATTGTTTAGTTTTCCGTAGGGATTGTAACATTGCTATTTGAACTATAGGAATGAAGGTGATACTAAACAAATACTCTAGGCACTTGATGGATTTACCCTAGTGCAAACTTCGGCTTGTAAAATAAACCAAACATTATATGAAAAGAGTGTCTTAAATCTTAATCTACAActctaaaaataagtaataacaAATTAACCAAACCAAAAAGTTGAATTCCAACCACATCCAAAAAATATCCATTATCCTATaataactttttgttttaaaaacaAACTATTAGGTAAAAGTCCATCTGGCTTCAACAAACTAGGCAACCTGGCAGCACATGTAACACACATGTCGTGAGCAGTCCACCTACATACTTCAAAGAACAATAAGGACAAAGAGAGTCAGATTAAAAGAAGGATAGAATCATAAATACCTGGGAGAGGCCTCTTGAACTTCCATTGAAGCTCTGCAATGAGTTTGTGGAACTTTGAGCAGAGTACCATTTGAGAATTTCACATTTTGGTTCATTGGTATGGAAGAATGTCCAAAAACTATGCTTCTGCTAAGATTGTTGAAAGGAAAGGAAGTTGTAGCAGAAATGATCGACGGTGGATTTTGAGAAAAACCCTTCAGGCACTGCATTCTCTACCTCAAAACTCAATCTGCAATTACAGTTGTTTCGCAGAGAACTAGTGGAGACAAACTTCAACTTGTCACGTTGGTGTTCTGGCCAATTAAAACCCGTTCTTCCTATTACCTATCAATGATTAATATAATGACATTAACTCATTTAGCTAGCAAAACATCAAACAAAACTTATAAGACATCTTAAActgttatatattataaagcACATACTTAAAAACCCACTCCATACTCATAAGAAACAACAGAGACAGCAGCTTGCCTTTATACAACTGATAGCAGAGGTAGCCTGGCTGCCTCTGTACAAGTATTGTAGAGACAGAATCGCTGCTTGCTGCCTAAGGGTGTAAATAAGTCGAGttctccattttatttttcagaccTCAAGCTCGTCGAATAGCTCTTATAGTTCAAGCTCCAATGACATATAAATGATCACGAGCAGCTCGAGCCAGTAGTTTAAGAGAGGAGAGATCAAAGATTCGAGAGAGAGAGCAGAAAACCCAGTTTCATACCAAATCAGTTCATAgacattttcatttcttgaagcaCCAAACCAACTCAGAAAACCCAAAAAGACtagaacaacacaaaaattaaacaaccATTTTCTCCTCATAGGCGCCgcccgcacacacacacatgccgATAGTGATACCAAGACTATGAGATGTAATGGCAAACCTGTTCGAGCTTCTTGCTTGGCGACCCAATAGA is drawn from Sesamum indicum cultivar Zhongzhi No. 13 unplaced genomic scaffold, S_indicum_v1.0 scaffold00256, whole genome shotgun sequence and contains these coding sequences:
- the LOC105179969 gene encoding phosphoribosylaminoimidazole carboxylase, chloroplastic isoform X1, with the protein product MQCLKGFSQNPPSIISATTSFPFNNLSRSIVFGHSSIPMNQNVKFSNGTLLKVPQTHCRASMEVQEASPRSANSTNLQVHGLSETIVGVLGGGQLGRMLCEAASQMAIKVIILDPMENCPASNLCNYHMVGSYHDSATVEEFAKRCGVLTVETEHVDTATLEKLEQQGVDCQPKASTIRIIQDKYLQKVHFSRHAIPMPEFMQIDDLEGAKRAGDLFGYPLMVKSKRLAYDGRGNAVAKNEDEIPMAVNALGGYTGLYVEKWAPFVKELSVIVARGRDNSMLCYPVVETIHRENICHIVKSPANVSWKVLKLATDVAYKAVSSLEGAGVFAVELFLTADGQVLLNEVAPRPHNSGHHTIESCFTSQFEQHLRAVVGLPLGDPSIKSPAIMYNILGEDEGEPGFLLANQLIGRALRILGASVHWYDKLEMRKQRKMGHITLVGPSMGIIEARLKSMLSEETEDDQPPAAPRVGIIMGSDSDLPVMKDAATILREFNVPAEVRIVSAHRTPELMFSYASSARERGIQVIIAGAGGAAHLPGMVAALTPLPVIGVPVRASTLDGLDSLLSIVQMPRGVPVATVAINNATNAGLLAVRLLGISDINLQARMAQYQEDRRDEVLVKDDKLGKHGWEDYLNS